From the Acidilutibacter cellobiosedens genome, one window contains:
- the spoVAC gene encoding stage V sporulation protein AC: MDKLNKKEYKKYVKEKVPKPTYARNIFWAFIVGGLICTLGQVITNWFSHMGASEKIAGSATSITLIFLGALLTGIGVYDKISKKAGAGAAVPITGFANSIVAPAMEFRREGLIFGVAAKMFIIAGPVLVYGIGTSVVVGLIYLLLTKGL; encoded by the coding sequence ATGGATAAATTAAATAAAAAGGAATATAAAAAATATGTAAAGGAAAAAGTACCGAAACCTACATATGCCAGAAACATATTTTGGGCTTTTATAGTAGGCGGATTAATATGTACATTGGGCCAGGTAATTACAAATTGGTTTTCTCATATGGGTGCTAGTGAGAAAATTGCAGGTTCGGCTACTTCCATAACCCTTATATTTTTGGGAGCTCTTCTTACAGGAATAGGAGTTTATGATAAGATAAGCAAAAAAGCTGGAGCCGGCGCAGCCGTTCCTATTACTGGATTTGCTAATTCCATAGTTGCTCCTGCAATGGAATTTAGAAGGGAGGGTTTAATTTTTGGTGTAGCGGCCAAGATGTTTATTATAGCCGGACCGGTACTTGTATATGGAATAGGAACTTCCGTTGTAGTGGGATTAATATATTTATTACTTACAAAGGGGTTGTAG
- a CDS encoding stage V sporulation protein AB — MQLCLLIVVGISSGIVVGGAFAALLSLLKIIPRFCQLSGTEKHIKLYQFILSVSTGIFSFMYFLEIDFKLHKYSIVFFSAVFGIIFGIVLGIFVGALASALAETLNVIPVATRKLRVKNYMFYIITSMVLGKIFGSLIYWLFLI, encoded by the coding sequence ATGCAACTATGCTTACTAATTGTTGTAGGAATTTCTTCAGGTATTGTAGTGGGAGGTGCTTTTGCTGCATTACTCTCTTTGCTTAAGATTATACCGAGGTTTTGCCAACTATCCGGAACGGAAAAACACATAAAATTATATCAATTTATTTTAAGCGTATCTACCGGAATATTTAGTTTTATGTATTTTTTGGAAATTGATTTTAAGTTACATAAATATTCTATTGTCTTTTTTAGTGCTGTATTTGGTATTATATTTGGAATTGTATTGGGAATATTTGTAGGGGCTTTAGCCTCTGCTCTTGCCGAAACATTAAATGTAATTCCTGTTGCAACAAGAAAACTCAGGGTAAAAAATTATATGTTCTATATAATTACCTCAATGGTACTTGGAAAAATATTTGGTTCTTTGATATACTGGTTATTTTTAATATAA
- a CDS encoding stage V sporulation protein AA, with protein MDKEQAFIKLESKCTVDLNTHVYLRDVAEVYCKNASIQKYLEGLKIYDGRDREVSDSVSAIDITKKIMEGKDNIDVVMLGEPDVLIKIINSKTNVLLDYIKVTMLCIILFLGTAFTIINFQEDVNMDETMEKIYYFLTGNHNESPLMLLIPYSLGTGLGMAVFFSRIISHSKRKKDEPGAMEVEMHLYEKDIDDYVLEDIKNKK; from the coding sequence ATGGATAAGGAACAGGCATTTATAAAGCTGGAATCAAAATGTACTGTCGATTTAAATACCCATGTTTATTTAAGAGATGTAGCAGAAGTATATTGTAAAAATGCCAGTATCCAAAAATATCTGGAAGGATTAAAAATTTATGATGGAAGAGACAGAGAGGTTTCTGATAGTGTTTCCGCAATTGATATAACTAAAAAGATTATGGAAGGGAAAGATAATATAGATGTAGTTATGTTAGGAGAACCGGATGTGCTGATTAAAATTATAAACAGCAAGACAAATGTCCTGTTAGATTATATAAAAGTCACCATGTTATGTATAATACTTTTTTTAGGAACTGCTTTTACTATAATTAATTTTCAAGAAGACGTTAACATGGATGAAACAATGGAGAAAATATATTATTTTTTAACGGGAAATCATAATGAAAGTCCTCTTATGCTGTTAATTCCCTATTCTTTAGGTACAGGATTAGGAATGGCGGTTTTTTTTAGCAGGATAATCAGCCACAGTAAGAGAAAAAAAGATGAACCGGGGGCCATGGAAGTGGAAATGCATCTGTATGAAAAAGATATAGATGACTATGTTTTAGAAGATATAAAAAATAAAAAGTAA
- the sigF gene encoding RNA polymerase sporulation sigma factor SigF, translating into MEKGNKGNTLLSHEESVNLIKLAQAGDEEAKSILIDKNIGLVKSVLRGFTNRGYDTEDLFQIGCIGLLKAVNKFDLSYDVKFSTYAVPMIIGEIKRFLRDDGIIKVSRSLKQISMRARIAQEKLSKVLGREPTIQEIACEISVDKEEIVEALDSTYQPEYLSDVIHEKDGSPLYLIDRISDDSDDEKELIDKIVLKEALRELKPRDRQIIILRYFKDKTQVEVAEILGISQVQVSRIEKKILNNMREMLAKA; encoded by the coding sequence ATGGAAAAGGGTAATAAAGGGAATACTTTGCTTAGTCATGAAGAATCTGTTAATCTTATTAAACTGGCTCAAGCAGGAGATGAAGAAGCAAAATCCATCCTTATAGATAAAAATATTGGGCTTGTAAAGAGTGTATTAAGGGGGTTTACCAATAGAGGATATGATACGGAAGATTTATTTCAAATAGGATGTATCGGACTTCTAAAGGCCGTGAATAAATTTGATTTGTCTTATGATGTGAAGTTTTCAACTTATGCCGTACCAATGATAATAGGAGAAATAAAAAGATTTTTAAGAGATGACGGAATTATAAAGGTCAGTAGATCTTTAAAACAGATTTCCATGAGAGCAAGAATAGCCCAGGAAAAATTATCTAAAGTTTTAGGAAGAGAACCTACAATTCAGGAAATAGCCTGTGAAATTTCTGTAGATAAGGAAGAAATAGTAGAAGCTTTGGATTCTACATATCAACCGGAATATCTCAGTGATGTTATACATGAAAAAGATGGCTCACCTTTGTATTTAATTGACAGAATAAGTGACGATTCTGATGATGAAAAGGAACTAATAGATAAAATAGTATTGAAAGAAGCTCTTAGAGAATTAAAACCAAGAGACAGACAAATAATAATATTAAGGTACTTTAAAGACAAAACTCAGGTAGAAGTAGCTGAAATTTTGGGGATTTCTCAGGTGCAAGTATCGAGGATCGAAAAGAAGATATTAAACAATATGAGAGAGATGTTGGCTAAGGCATAA
- the spoIIAB gene encoding anti-sigma F factor has protein sequence MERKNFMKLTFLSKSTNEAFARVSVASFVAQLDPTLEEISDIKTAVSEAVTNAIIHGYENQEGIVSIETTIEENKIEIVVEDYGKGIEDVKKAMEPFYTSKPELERSGMGFTVMETFMNSLEVYSETGKGTKVIMTKVLNNSINKE, from the coding sequence ATGGAAAGAAAAAACTTTATGAAATTAACTTTTCTTAGCAAATCTACTAATGAAGCTTTTGCGAGGGTATCCGTAGCTTCTTTTGTGGCTCAGTTGGATCCTACCCTTGAAGAGATTTCGGATATAAAAACGGCAGTATCGGAAGCTGTAACAAATGCCATAATACATGGATATGAGAACCAGGAAGGGATAGTTTCTATAGAGACCACTATAGAAGAAAATAAGATCGAAATAGTTGTTGAAGATTATGGGAAAGGAATTGAGGATGTAAAAAAAGCCATGGAACCTTTCTATACTTCAAAACCGGAGCTTGAAAGATCAGGCATGGGTTTTACGGTTATGGAAACATTTATGAATAGCCTGGAAGTATATAGTGAAACCGGAAAGGGTACAAAAGTAATCATGACTAAAGTGCTCAATAATTCTATTAATAAGGAGTAG
- the spoIIAA gene encoding anti-sigma F factor antagonist, which yields MQLLFDSFNEFLIIKFKGELDHHSTEEARKIIDDHYFKDNKKKVILDLRDVVFMDSSGIGLIMGRYKLFKESGGEVFIVSSNPYLDRILQMSGIFKIMKIYSSIDSAIDNN from the coding sequence GTGCAGTTATTATTTGATTCCTTTAATGAATTTCTGATAATCAAATTTAAGGGAGAATTAGACCACCATAGCACGGAGGAAGCAAGAAAGATAATAGATGACCATTACTTTAAGGATAATAAAAAAAAGGTAATATTGGATTTAAGGGATGTGGTATTTATGGACAGTTCAGGAATAGGGCTGATAATGGGTAGATATAAATTATTTAAGGAAAGCGGAGGAGAAGTATTTATTGTCAGCTCTAATCCTTATCTGGACAGAATACTTCAGATGTCGGGGATCTTTAAGATAATGAAGATTTATTCGTCCATAGATAGTGCTATAGATAATAATTAG
- a CDS encoding C40 family peptidase: MQGKRNYLWILVLIGMISISSLADTGIFVKDFFTNDNKNNPLFAEAEEVEIKEENESTYIIEKNSIGYEIPREYILKVPVNKNYIVIDNSINIVDKPDINGKVLVSLKKGDIAYLERISGDFGYFSLNSGTKGFALLKGFELYNNEQKADALLGISKVSTVLKSNNVYYVLAKGEEVLLRKNGDNSFVVVDEYGNEFKAPEGSVEISQKANISSRSMISRRSSSLSKIVSTAYSLVGSPYAYSGTGERGYDCSGFTYSVYKKSIGIELPRSSRDQVNMGLSVNKSDLIPGDLLFFNTSGSGISHVGLYVGDGKMIHASSGAKKVQVTSISESYYVKRYISAKRIITN, translated from the coding sequence ATGCAAGGGAAAAGGAATTATCTTTGGATTTTAGTATTAATCGGTATGATTTCTATTTCCAGTTTGGCTGACACAGGGATTTTTGTAAAGGACTTTTTTACGAATGATAATAAAAATAATCCTTTATTTGCTGAGGCTGAAGAAGTAGAAATTAAAGAGGAAAATGAAAGTACATATATAATTGAAAAGAATTCTATAGGTTATGAAATTCCAAGAGAATATATCCTTAAGGTTCCTGTAAATAAAAATTACATAGTTATTGATAATAGTATAAATATAGTGGACAAACCTGACATTAACGGAAAAGTGTTAGTTTCTTTGAAAAAAGGAGATATTGCATATCTTGAAAGAATATCTGGAGATTTTGGATATTTCAGCCTTAATAGCGGTACAAAAGGATTTGCTTTATTAAAAGGGTTTGAATTGTATAATAATGAACAAAAAGCAGATGCCTTATTGGGGATTTCAAAGGTTTCAACAGTGCTAAAGAGCAATAACGTTTATTATGTTCTTGCAAAGGGCGAAGAAGTTTTACTAAGGAAAAACGGAGATAATAGTTTCGTTGTTGTTGATGAATATGGGAATGAATTTAAGGCTCCGGAAGGTTCCGTTGAAATTTCTCAAAAAGCAAATATTTCTTCCAGATCTATGATTTCAAGAAGGAGTTCAAGTTTAAGTAAAATCGTTTCCACTGCATATAGTTTGGTGGGCAGCCCTTATGCCTATTCAGGTACAGGTGAAAGAGGATATGATTGTTCGGGATTTACATATTCGGTATATAAGAAGAGTATAGGAATTGAACTGCCCAGGTCCTCAAGAGATCAGGTAAATATGGGATTATCTGTAAATAAAAGTGATTTGATTCCGGGGGATTTACTATTTTTTAATACTTCAGGAAGTGGTATATCTCATGTAGGATTGTATGTTGGTGACGGGAAGATGATCCATGCATCCAGTGGTGCAAAGAAGGTTCAAGTCACATCAATATCTGAAAGCTATTATGTCAAAAGATATATTTCTGCCAAAAGGATAATAACCAACTGA
- the mprF gene encoding bifunctional lysylphosphatidylglycerol flippase/synthetase MprF yields the protein MNNKDENRKKFVFKEIIEGPKGKLLKGLFAVTILVVLIYELKGEIRKINFLQTLKILRNLDDSAIILIFLSGVGAICFTTLYDFMVNKYFSLGINFKKMFEISWISNSINLFIGMGGLPGMSVRSVLYKKEGIETKKIIKSNAYILISNITGLSVLILLGIFKVYDFSQFLEGRKWYFLILLAFVMYIPLYFFIDKIPFLKKKIFEDNEPVSNKFKFLMICSSVVDWIAATVFFCGINMYFSRNISMMKIVPLYLIGITVGLISFLPSGVGTFDLTVLAGLKQIGASPENALAAILLYRLFYYVLPWAFSTLVFITRIVPNKRKDKKNGTKKIGGDLGVKALSGMVIFSGMVLILSAATPAVMTRFKIVRSFLSMHVLRFSKETSVTIGIILLVLSRGIKDKVKISYNLTLSFLILGALMTFIKGLDYEEATILIVITVMLYLSRDCFYRETAPVKFKEVLGLFIGTVVVSFIYVFIAYSFHRHLPFIHRVYKFRILFETAVILSVAWVILGIYLLTRVKRRKFYYPTEEDLDNLKEFLKNHKGNIMTHLLFLKDKYFYYTTDREMLIPFAAAKDKLVVLGEPIGNQDKLKESIVEFRKFADTYKLVPTFYEISDRNYSVYHDLGYEFFKLGEEATIDLISFNLSGKKKKDLRIAKNKVENGELDFQVIYPPFSQDFVEELKEVSDEWLGRRKERGFSVGWFDEEYLNRTPISIIKREGKIIAFANIMPLYDDETISIDLMRSKNDIPSGTMDALFIYLFQWAKDNNYKKFNLGMAPLSGVGTNVYSFNEEKLVGLLYQHGKKFYSFEGLRKYKEKFQPNWENRYLAYPKELNITIFLLELVKLTSYVNKNRTK from the coding sequence TTGAATAATAAGGATGAGAATAGAAAGAAATTTGTTTTTAAAGAAATTATAGAAGGTCCTAAGGGGAAACTTTTAAAAGGTTTATTTGCTGTGACAATATTGGTGGTATTGATCTATGAACTTAAGGGAGAAATAAGAAAAATAAATTTTCTTCAAACTCTTAAAATATTAAGGAACCTTGATGATTCGGCGATAATATTAATTTTTTTGTCCGGTGTGGGAGCTATTTGTTTTACGACTTTATACGATTTTATGGTAAATAAATATTTTTCCTTAGGAATAAATTTTAAGAAGATGTTTGAAATAAGTTGGATTTCCAATTCAATAAATTTGTTCATAGGGATGGGCGGATTACCGGGAATGAGCGTAAGAAGCGTATTATATAAAAAAGAAGGTATAGAAACAAAGAAAATTATAAAGTCAAATGCTTATATCCTTATATCTAACATAACGGGACTTTCAGTGTTGATTCTTCTGGGAATTTTCAAAGTTTATGATTTTTCTCAATTTTTAGAGGGAAGAAAGTGGTATTTTTTAATTTTATTAGCCTTTGTAATGTACATACCTTTATATTTTTTTATCGATAAAATTCCTTTTTTAAAGAAAAAAATATTTGAAGATAACGAACCAGTTTCAAATAAATTTAAATTTCTTATGATATGTTCTTCCGTAGTAGATTGGATAGCAGCCACAGTTTTTTTCTGCGGAATTAATATGTATTTTTCAAGAAATATTTCTATGATGAAGATAGTTCCTTTGTATTTAATCGGAATAACCGTAGGACTTATCAGTTTCTTGCCAAGCGGAGTCGGAACATTTGATTTAACGGTACTTGCCGGATTAAAACAGATTGGAGCAAGTCCTGAAAATGCCTTGGCAGCAATATTATTATATAGACTATTTTATTATGTATTGCCCTGGGCTTTTTCCACTTTAGTATTTATAACAAGGATTGTTCCAAATAAAAGAAAGGATAAGAAGAATGGAACAAAAAAAATTGGAGGAGATCTTGGAGTAAAAGCTTTATCGGGTATGGTTATTTTTTCAGGTATGGTTTTGATATTATCTGCGGCAACTCCCGCAGTAATGACCCGATTTAAAATAGTCAGAAGTTTTCTGTCTATGCATGTTCTCAGATTTTCTAAAGAAACATCCGTAACCATCGGCATTATACTTTTAGTACTTTCCAGGGGAATAAAGGATAAAGTGAAAATTTCATATAATCTTACCCTTTCTTTTTTGATATTAGGAGCATTGATGACTTTCATAAAGGGGTTGGATTATGAAGAGGCTACAATATTGATTGTCATAACTGTAATGCTTTATTTGTCCAGAGATTGTTTTTACAGAGAAACTGCTCCGGTAAAATTTAAAGAAGTTCTTGGCTTATTTATCGGAACTGTGGTTGTGAGTTTTATATACGTATTTATAGCCTATTCTTTCCATAGACATCTTCCTTTTATTCATAGAGTATATAAATTCAGAATACTTTTTGAAACAGCAGTCATTCTTTCTGTAGCATGGGTTATATTGGGAATTTATTTACTGACCAGAGTTAAAAGAAGAAAGTTTTATTACCCTACAGAAGAAGACCTGGATAATTTAAAAGAATTTTTAAAAAATCATAAAGGAAATATAATGACTCATTTATTGTTTTTAAAGGATAAATATTTTTATTATACAACAGATAGGGAGATGCTTATACCATTTGCCGCGGCTAAAGATAAGCTGGTAGTGTTGGGAGAACCTATAGGTAATCAGGATAAACTGAAAGAATCCATAGTGGAATTCCGAAAATTTGCGGATACTTACAAATTAGTTCCTACTTTTTATGAAATATCCGATAGAAATTATTCCGTTTATCATGATTTAGGATATGAGTTTTTTAAACTTGGAGAAGAAGCGACTATCGATTTAATTAGCTTCAATCTCTCAGGAAAGAAGAAAAAGGATTTAAGAATTGCTAAAAATAAGGTGGAAAACGGAGAACTGGATTTTCAAGTGATCTATCCTCCATTTTCCCAGGACTTTGTTGAAGAACTAAAAGAAGTATCGGATGAATGGCTTGGCCGTAGAAAAGAGAGAGGGTTTTCTGTGGGATGGTTTGATGAAGAATATTTAAACCGTACTCCTATAAGTATTATAAAACGTGAGGGAAAGATTATAGCTTTTGCTAATATTATGCCTCTTTATGATGATGAGACTATATCCATTGATTTAATGAGATCTAAAAATGATATTCCCTCGGGAACCATGGATGCTTTATTTATATATCTTTTTCAATGGGCTAAAGATAATAATTATAAGAAGTTTAATTTGGGAATGGCTCCATTGTCCGGAGTAGGCACGAATGTATATTCCTTTAATGAGGAAAAACTGGTAGGGCTTCTTTATCAGCATGGAAAGAAATTTTATTCTTTTGAGGGATTAAGAAAATATAAAGAAAAATTTCAGCCAAATTGGGAAAATAGGTATTTAGCTTATCCTAAGGAATTAAATATTACAATATTTCTTCTTGAGCTTGTAAAGTTAACTTCATATGTAAATAAAAATAGAACCAAATAG
- a CDS encoding tRNA threonylcarbamoyladenosine dehydratase — MLNLFSRTEMLIGTEGIKTLKNSKVAVFGIGGVGSYTVEALARCGVGNLVLIDDDDICLTNINRQIHATIKTVGKAKVEVMKERVQDINPKANVTVYKELYNKDSNEKLLKGDYSYVVDAVDMVSSKLDLIENCKKKGIDIISCMGVGNKLNPTMLEVSDIYSTSICPLAKVMRRELRRRNIESLKVVYSKEIPLVPRNEGGNCKTECICPNKKRTCAARRQIPGSISFVPSVAGLIIASEVVKDILGIIKED; from the coding sequence ATGTTGAATTTGTTTTCCAGAACGGAAATGCTTATAGGAACGGAAGGAATAAAAACACTTAAAAATAGTAAAGTAGCTGTGTTTGGTATAGGAGGAGTCGGTTCCTATACGGTGGAAGCTCTTGCACGATGTGGAGTTGGTAATTTAGTACTTATTGATGATGATGATATTTGTTTAACCAATATAAACAGGCAAATTCATGCAACTATAAAGACGGTAGGAAAAGCAAAAGTAGAAGTTATGAAGGAAAGGGTTCAGGATATAAATCCTAAAGCCAATGTTACGGTTTATAAGGAACTGTATAATAAAGATAGCAATGAAAAACTTCTTAAAGGGGATTATTCCTATGTAGTAGATGCTGTAGATATGGTTTCGTCAAAATTGGATTTGATTGAAAACTGTAAAAAAAAGGGTATAGATATAATAAGCTGTATGGGAGTAGGAAACAAATTAAATCCTACAATGTTAGAGGTCAGTGATATTTATAGTACTTCGATATGTCCTTTGGCAAAAGTAATGAGGCGAGAACTTAGAAGAAGAAATATCGAAAGCTTAAAGGTGGTTTATTCTAAAGAAATTCCTTTAGTTCCCAGAAATGAGGGGGGAAATTGTAAAACGGAATGTATATGTCCCAATAAGAAAAGAACTTGTGCAGCAAGAAGACAAATTCCTGGGAGCATATCTTTTGTTCCGTCGGTAGCAGGACTGATTATTGCTTCCGAAGTGGTAAAAGATATTTTGGGAATAATAAAAGAAGATTAA
- a CDS encoding DUF2284 domain-containing protein: protein MGKNLFRYIEDAKELGAYDAKVINTNTIKTAPWTIMKCKYGCSNYNSNLCCPPNTPTYKKMQEIVDCYDWAILVQCKSDLSSTAKIIVELEKKFFLSGYYKALGFGAGPCQLCEKCNMEKCKHPSEARPSMESCGIDVYETVKMNGFPIGVLKNREGEKNCYGLVLIK from the coding sequence ATGGGAAAAAACTTATTTCGATATATTGAAGATGCAAAAGAACTGGGGGCCTATGATGCAAAGGTAATCAATACAAATACCATAAAAACTGCTCCATGGACCATAATGAAATGTAAATACGGCTGCAGTAATTACAATTCAAATCTCTGTTGTCCCCCAAATACTCCAACCTATAAGAAAATGCAAGAAATAGTCGATTGTTATGATTGGGCAATACTCGTTCAATGTAAATCTGATCTCTCTTCCACAGCCAAAATTATAGTGGAATTAGAAAAAAAATTTTTCTTGTCGGGATATTACAAGGCTTTGGGATTCGGCGCAGGTCCTTGTCAACTATGTGAAAAATGTAATATGGAAAAATGTAAGCATCCTTCAGAAGCAAGACCTTCAATGGAATCCTGTGGCATAGATGTATATGAAACCGTAAAGATGAACGGCTTTCCGATTGGTGTTTTAAAAAATAGAGAAGGTGAAAAAAACTGCTATGGATTAGTTTTAATAAAATAA
- a CDS encoding RNA polymerase sigma factor — protein sequence MIVILLGVISNDEKDLINRIFSKMNVKMYNISFNILRSHCDAEEAVAQTFLKITDHIEKISVLPCPQIEPYCVIILKNETMNIIRKRKKTVYVEDVDYFDHNNKSCDTEEEYLKTANKEKLLSCVNRLSDEEKNLIYLRFVNNMSFKHISELLDITEEAAKKRGQRILKKLRLYYEEGENNAQYN from the coding sequence TTGATAGTTATACTTTTAGGTGTAATATCAAACGATGAAAAAGATCTGATCAATAGGATTTTTTCAAAAATGAATGTGAAAATGTATAATATTTCTTTTAATATATTGAGGTCTCATTGTGATGCGGAAGAAGCCGTAGCACAAACATTTTTAAAGATTACAGATCATATAGAAAAAATTTCTGTTTTACCATGTCCCCAAATAGAACCCTACTGCGTTATAATATTGAAGAATGAAACCATGAATATTATAAGAAAACGTAAGAAAACCGTTTATGTAGAAGATGTGGATTATTTTGATCACAATAATAAAAGTTGTGATACCGAAGAAGAATACTTAAAAACAGCAAATAAAGAAAAATTACTTTCTTGTGTTAATAGGCTTTCTGATGAAGAGAAAAATCTTATTTACTTACGTTTTGTTAATAATATGAGTTTTAAACATATTTCGGAGCTTTTAGATATTACCGAGGAAGCAGCAAAAAAACGCGGTCAACGTATTTTAAAAAAATTACGTTTATATTATGAGGAAGGTGAGAACAATGCCCAATACAACTGA
- a CDS encoding DUF4367 domain-containing protein codes for MKDVCELSLQVELQKIAELDVSKIVYQSLSAEQINQLARKIGLLPFEYRSILFFRYCFNNTPSETNKILEIENAKSKLRYIQKMLSRFMGLENSWVDDKSMKEACQLALTENMKGYDNMEILHKPNYSNTFRRKLKDIKITQSLPRIFRLIAKRAAIFILVCIISFSAVLAVNAEAREKFFDWVIETFPKFSIFTHQGAEEDNNSVELTSLKINYIPKGFELEDTKKGRKMLIYNYSAKDNQKLTILFTSSGYGKSYYDTENVRMEEFNFKESKAYTWQTDKMTYLIWQQDRIECRISGNLNKDEILKIAENISK; via the coding sequence ATGAAAGATGTGTGCGAATTATCTTTGCAGGTTGAACTGCAAAAGATAGCCGAATTAGATGTTAGCAAAATAGTATATCAATCATTATCTGCTGAACAAATTAATCAGTTAGCTCGGAAAATAGGCCTATTGCCCTTTGAATATCGCAGCATTCTTTTCTTTCGATATTGTTTTAATAATACCCCTTCTGAAACAAATAAGATACTGGAAATAGAAAATGCTAAAAGCAAATTACGTTATATACAAAAAATGTTATCACGCTTTATGGGCTTGGAAAATTCATGGGTTGATGATAAATCTATGAAAGAGGCTTGTCAATTAGCACTTACCGAAAACATGAAAGGCTATGATAATATGGAAATATTACACAAACCTAACTATTCTAATACTTTCAGGCGAAAACTGAAAGATATTAAGATTACACAAAGTCTTCCCAGAATATTCAGATTAATAGCTAAAAGAGCAGCTATTTTTATACTGGTATGCATCATAAGTTTCTCTGCTGTTTTGGCAGTTAATGCAGAAGCACGTGAAAAATTCTTTGATTGGGTAATTGAAACATTTCCGAAATTCAGCATATTTACACATCAAGGTGCAGAAGAAGATAATAATTCAGTCGAACTAACGTCACTTAAGATTAATTATATTCCCAAAGGATTTGAACTGGAAGATACTAAAAAAGGAAGAAAAATGTTAATTTATAATTACTCAGCAAAGGATAATCAAAAGTTAACTATATTATTTACTTCATCCGGTTATGGCAAATCGTATTATGATACGGAAAATGTTAGAATGGAAGAATTTAACTTTAAAGAATCTAAAGCATATACATGGCAAACTGATAAAATGACCTACTTAATATGGCAACAAGACAGAATTGAATGCCGCATTTCAGGGAATTTAAATAAAGATGAGATACTAAAAATTGCAGAAAATATTTCAAAATAA
- a CDS encoding cell agglutination protein Mam3, whose amino-acid sequence MKLKKIGTIAIAIILVLGSGVANTAYAIEPQEQTLTSVSSRVITPLWANISDISPYISVDGTTLYPEVYIEAKSSSGSIRGTMYLEKYSSGSWTSVTSWSFSGTGNVFLSKSYTGSSGVRYRTKVVVTVDGERAVATSESCRV is encoded by the coding sequence ATGAAACTAAAAAAAATTGGAACAATAGCAATAGCCATTATTTTAGTATTAGGAAGTGGTGTAGCAAATACCGCTTATGCAATAGAACCGCAAGAACAAACGTTAACAAGTGTAAGCTCTCGGGTGATTACTCCACTTTGGGCCAATATCAGTGATATTTCGCCATACATTTCAGTAGATGGTACTACTCTTTACCCAGAAGTATACATAGAAGCTAAAAGTTCTTCAGGATCAATTAGGGGAACAATGTATTTAGAAAAATACAGCTCTGGAAGTTGGACAAGTGTAACTTCATGGAGTTTCAGTGGAACCGGTAACGTGTTTTTATCGAAGAGTTACACAGGGTCATCGGGTGTTAGATACCGTACTAAAGTTGTAGTAACTGTAGATGGTGAAAGGGCTGTAGCTACTTCCGAAAGCTGTAGAGTTTAA